A window from Photobacterium sp. DA100 encodes these proteins:
- the pdxY gene encoding pyridoxal kinase PdxY yields MVNIISIQSHVVFGHAGNSAAVFPMRRMGADVWPLNTVQFSNHTQYGKWKGEVFGPDMITDICEGISDIGQLIKCDAILSGYIGSAEQGEKILEIVEAIKAKNPNAIYFCDPVMGSPTKGCVLAKGVAEFLCANAIPAADMIAPNLYELEKLTGREINNFDEALSAARLALQMGPKMLLVKHLDRASKDLASYETLLVTADEAWHISRPLHQFDRPPIGVGDLTSGLMLVNLQQGKSYKEALEHVTAAVDEVMRVTKQLDQYELQVVAAQDRIVTPSVHYDAVAV; encoded by the coding sequence ATGGTTAATATTATATCTATTCAATCTCATGTGGTTTTTGGACACGCTGGAAATAGTGCCGCAGTGTTCCCAATGAGACGAATGGGGGCGGATGTATGGCCCTTGAATACAGTCCAGTTTTCAAATCATACGCAATATGGAAAGTGGAAAGGAGAAGTTTTTGGTCCGGATATGATAACTGATATTTGTGAAGGAATATCTGATATCGGCCAATTAATAAAATGTGATGCTATTCTATCTGGATATATAGGATCAGCAGAGCAAGGTGAAAAAATCCTTGAAATAGTTGAAGCAATCAAGGCGAAAAACCCGAACGCAATTTATTTTTGTGATCCTGTTATGGGAAGTCCGACGAAAGGATGTGTTCTCGCAAAAGGTGTGGCTGAGTTTCTATGTGCTAATGCAATCCCTGCTGCCGATATGATTGCTCCGAACTTGTATGAGCTCGAAAAACTGACTGGCCGAGAGATAAATAATTTTGACGAGGCATTAAGTGCAGCTAGGCTTGCATTACAAATGGGGCCTAAAATGCTCCTTGTCAAACACCTTGACCGCGCAAGCAAAGATCTTGCGTCTTATGAGACACTTCTGGTGACGGCTGATGAAGCTTGGCATATCTCCAGGCCGCTGCATCAATTTGACCGACCACCTATTGGTGTCGGAGATTTGACCAGTGGACTGATGCTGGTGAATCTGCAGCAAGGCAAGAGCTATAAGGAAGCGTTGGAGCATGTGACGGCAGCTGTGGATGAGGTGATGAGAGTCACCAAGCAACTTGACCAATATGAACTGCAGGTTGTCGCAGCACAAGACCGTATTGTCACACCTTCGGTGCATTATGACGCTGTGGCTGTCTGA
- a CDS encoding AraC family transcriptional regulator codes for MKQTFTDLLDNVISDSTAFNTIWFAGDDVPPPEASYQVNFPRLELVFNGQYENLLENPQHQIENILLGPGDALFIPPNAWNKPSWDKECSVLSLLFGKSQLGFSLVSKHENEKGFYDVVKYSVPQRTGRAIDHILTALSTLAYEKQKQPADKFLLLALLSYCKDMLSQPTEDTSRRSEDMFKGICIYVQENFHRNINRNTVAARFNISPNHLSRLFRQEGHMRFADYISWVRLERAKFMLKRYNFRLEEVAQRCGYHDPNYFCRVFKRKTGKTPTEYRSR; via the coding sequence ATGAAGCAAACCTTCACTGATCTTCTTGATAATGTGATTTCTGACAGCACCGCCTTCAATACCATCTGGTTTGCCGGTGATGATGTCCCGCCTCCCGAAGCCAGTTACCAGGTCAACTTTCCGCGCCTTGAACTGGTATTCAACGGCCAGTACGAGAATTTGCTCGAAAACCCACAACACCAGATTGAAAATATCCTCCTCGGTCCCGGCGATGCCCTGTTTATTCCGCCCAATGCCTGGAACAAGCCAAGTTGGGACAAAGAGTGCTCGGTGCTCAGCTTGCTGTTTGGCAAGAGCCAATTAGGGTTCAGCTTGGTCAGCAAACATGAAAACGAAAAAGGCTTTTACGATGTGGTCAAGTACAGCGTCCCGCAGCGCACCGGCCGGGCCATCGATCATATTCTGACAGCACTATCAACCCTCGCCTACGAAAAGCAGAAGCAACCCGCCGACAAGTTCCTGCTGCTTGCCCTGCTGAGTTACTGCAAAGACATGCTGTCGCAACCAACCGAGGATACCAGTCGCCGCAGTGAGGACATGTTCAAGGGGATCTGTATTTACGTGCAGGAAAATTTCCACCGCAACATCAACCGCAATACGGTCGCAGCACGATTTAATATCTCACCGAACCACTTATCGCGGCTGTTTCGCCAAGAAGGGCACATGCGCTTTGCCGACTATATCTCCTGGGTGCGGCTTGAGCGCGCCAAGTTCATGCTTAAGCGCTACAACTTCCGCCTAGAGGAAGTGGCTCAACGCTGCGGCTATCACGACCCCAATTATTTCTGTCGGGTATTCAAGCGAAAGACAGGGAAAACCCCGACCGAATACCGCAGCCGTTGA
- the tyrS gene encoding tyrosine--tRNA ligase has protein sequence MDNITLIQDLKNRGLVAQITDETALVERLDEGPITLYCGFDPTADSLHLGHLVPLLCLKRFQQAGHRPVALVGGATGMIGDPSFKATERQLNTTETVSGWVDKIQQQVSPFLDFDNEINPARMVNNHDWFAGLDVLTFLRDIGKHFSVNAMINKESVRQRINRDEVGISFTEFSYSLLQSYDFARLNKDYGMELQIGGSDQWGNITAGIDLTRRMNQRQVFGMTVPLITKSDGTKFGKTEGGAIWLDPNKTSPFKFYQFWLNTADADVYHFLRFFTFLTESEIQQIEEVDRNSLSAPKAQRILADHATALVHGNEKLRAAQRITRCLFDEDFERLTEDDFSQLAYDGMPTANAEQGYDLQQVLVQSELATSRSQARKLIESNAISVNGQRKNNPQFAFTSEDKLFERYSLIRRGKKNYSLIVWK, from the coding sequence ATGGATAATATAACGTTAATTCAGGATTTGAAAAATCGTGGATTGGTAGCACAAATTACAGATGAAACCGCCTTAGTTGAGCGGTTAGATGAGGGGCCTATTACTCTGTACTGTGGTTTTGATCCAACAGCAGATAGCCTTCATCTCGGACACTTAGTTCCCCTTTTGTGCCTAAAACGATTCCAACAGGCTGGGCATAGACCTGTTGCACTAGTTGGTGGCGCGACAGGCATGATTGGTGATCCAAGCTTTAAAGCGACGGAGAGGCAGCTTAATACAACAGAAACCGTATCTGGATGGGTGGATAAAATCCAGCAGCAAGTTTCACCGTTTCTGGACTTTGATAATGAAATAAACCCTGCGCGTATGGTCAACAACCATGACTGGTTCGCCGGCTTGGATGTACTGACATTTTTACGTGATATTGGGAAGCATTTTTCTGTTAATGCAATGATTAATAAAGAGTCTGTGAGGCAGAGGATAAACCGAGATGAAGTTGGCATCTCATTTACCGAATTTTCATATAGTCTCCTGCAGTCGTATGATTTTGCTCGGCTGAATAAAGACTATGGAATGGAGCTTCAAATTGGTGGGTCTGATCAGTGGGGAAATATTACCGCTGGTATTGATTTAACACGCCGAATGAACCAGCGACAGGTATTTGGCATGACCGTACCGTTGATTACCAAATCGGATGGAACCAAGTTTGGTAAAACTGAGGGTGGGGCGATTTGGCTCGATCCTAATAAAACAAGTCCATTTAAGTTTTATCAATTTTGGTTAAATACAGCGGATGCTGATGTTTATCACTTTTTGCGGTTTTTTACCTTCTTGACAGAATCCGAGATTCAACAAATCGAGGAGGTAGACAGGAATAGCCTCTCGGCACCTAAAGCGCAGCGGATACTCGCTGATCATGCCACAGCTTTGGTTCATGGTAACGAAAAGTTACGAGCAGCACAGCGTATTACCCGTTGTCTGTTCGATGAGGACTTTGAGCGATTAACTGAAGATGATTTTAGCCAACTGGCCTATGATGGTATGCCGACGGCAAATGCAGAACAAGGGTATGATTTACAGCAGGTTTTAGTGCAAAGTGAGTTAGCAACTTCACGTAGTCAGGCAAGAAAGTTGATTGAGTCGAATGCAATTTCTGTGAATGGTCAGAGGAAGAACAACCCACAGTTTGCTTTTACTTCGGAGGATAAGCTATTTGAACGTTATAGTCTTATTCGAAGGGGGAAAAAGAATTACAGCTTAATTGTTTGGAAGTAG